From the Rhodoferax sp. WC2427 genome, one window contains:
- a CDS encoding polysaccharide biosynthesis protein, which produces MRVFLSNHHAILQWPRSTKRLVVVSLDVVLGLFAMWLAFTLRLDKLHWPVGAQWAVYALGPLLAIPIFVRFGLYRAIFRYTGMAALTATAQAVGIYTLWLFAVLQWMQWMQWEVIPRSIGILQPLIFLLLVGTSRSVARFWLAGLDIGARRTDARLLIYGAGNAGVQTAAALGSTRTYTILGFVDDDPAKTGRSINGVPVYGPQQIPGIVHRENVTDILLAVPSVSRERRNEILQTLQTLPVHVRTLPGLSDLASGRVTVQDIRELDIEDLLGREPIPPHPELLARNLTGKTVLVTGAGGSIGSELCRQIVVERPLRLVLVDHNEFGLYTIHAELQTLCTQRDLAVELVPLLGSVGNYARMLGICTQYRPATVYHAAAYKHVPLVESNPAEGILNNVFGTLNMARAAVSTSVARFVLVSTDKAVRPTNVMGATKRIAELILQALAASPLVQWDDNTSSPNTTVFAMVRFGNVLGSSGSVVPLFRKQLADGGPLTVTHPEVTRYFMTIPEAAQLVLQAGAMAHGGDVFVLEMGKPVKILDLAHRMLALSGLTLRDALSPDGDIEICITGLRPGEKLYEELLIGDNPEATEHPRILRAHEEYLTWVTLSSHLQELNAAARLFDNKRMLVLLQQLVPGFQPDDAVSAADRTQPATV; this is translated from the coding sequence ATGAGGGTATTTCTTTCGAACCACCACGCGATTCTGCAATGGCCCCGCTCGACCAAGCGGCTGGTGGTGGTCTCGCTGGACGTGGTCTTGGGGCTGTTTGCCATGTGGCTGGCGTTTACCCTGCGGCTGGACAAGCTGCACTGGCCCGTTGGAGCCCAATGGGCGGTGTACGCACTCGGCCCCCTATTGGCCATACCGATTTTTGTACGCTTTGGCCTGTACCGTGCGATCTTTCGCTACACCGGCATGGCCGCGCTCACCGCAACCGCCCAGGCCGTCGGTATCTACACCCTCTGGCTCTTTGCCGTGCTGCAGTGGATGCAGTGGATGCAGTGGGAAGTCATTCCCCGCAGCATTGGCATTTTGCAGCCCCTCATTTTTTTGCTGCTGGTGGGAACCAGCCGATCGGTCGCCCGGTTCTGGCTGGCCGGGCTCGACATCGGTGCGCGGCGCACCGACGCACGCCTGCTGATCTATGGCGCGGGCAACGCAGGCGTGCAAACTGCCGCTGCACTGGGCAGCACGCGCACCTACACCATTCTGGGTTTTGTCGACGACGACCCGGCCAAAACAGGCCGCAGTATCAACGGCGTGCCGGTCTACGGACCACAGCAGATCCCCGGCATCGTCCACCGGGAAAATGTCACCGACATCTTGCTGGCCGTGCCCAGCGTCAGCCGGGAGCGCCGCAACGAAATTCTGCAAACCTTGCAAACCCTGCCGGTGCACGTGCGCACCTTACCGGGCTTGTCGGACCTGGCCAGTGGCCGTGTCACCGTGCAAGACATCCGCGAACTCGACATCGAAGACCTGCTGGGCCGCGAGCCCATTCCGCCCCACCCCGAACTGTTGGCCCGCAACCTTACCGGTAAAACCGTACTGGTGACGGGTGCCGGTGGCAGTATTGGCAGCGAGCTGTGCCGCCAGATCGTGGTGGAGCGGCCCCTGCGTCTGGTGCTGGTAGACCACAACGAGTTCGGGCTCTACACCATCCATGCGGAGCTGCAAACCCTGTGCACCCAGCGCGACCTGGCCGTGGAACTGGTGCCGCTGCTGGGCAGTGTGGGCAACTATGCGCGCATGCTAGGCATCTGCACCCAGTACCGACCCGCCACGGTCTACCACGCTGCCGCTTACAAGCATGTACCCCTGGTCGAAAGCAATCCAGCCGAAGGTATCTTGAACAACGTGTTTGGCACCCTGAACATGGCGCGCGCGGCTGTCAGCACCTCGGTGGCGCGTTTTGTGTTGGTCTCCACCGACAAAGCCGTGCGCCCCACCAACGTGATGGGCGCCACCAAACGCATCGCCGAACTGATCCTGCAGGCCCTGGCAGCCAGCCCGCTCGTGCAGTGGGATGACAACACCAGCAGCCCCAACACCACCGTCTTCGCTATGGTGCGGTTTGGCAATGTGCTGGGCTCCAGCGGCAGCGTCGTACCATTGTTTCGCAAGCAACTGGCCGATGGTGGACCACTGACTGTCACCCACCCTGAGGTGACCCGCTACTTCATGACCATCCCCGAGGCCGCGCAACTGGTGCTGCAGGCCGGTGCCATGGCGCATGGGGGGGACGTGTTTGTGCTGGAGATGGGCAAGCCGGTAAAAATTCTGGACCTGGCACACCGCATGCTGGCCTTGTCGGGTTTGACACTGCGCGATGCGCTCAGTCCCGATGGAGATATTGAAATCTGTATCACCGGTTTGCGACCGGGGGAAAAGCTGTATGAGGAGTTGCTCATTGGCGACAACCCGGAGGCAACCGAGCATCCGCGGATATTGCGGGCGCATGAGGAGTACCTGACTTGGGTTACCTTGTCCAGCCATCTGCAAGAGCTCAACGCCGCCGCGCGCCTCTTCGACAACAAACGCATGTTGGTGCTGCTTCAACAGTTGGTTCCAGGTTTCCAACCCGATGACGCAGTCTCTGCGGCAGACCGCACCCAGCCCGCCACAGTCTAG
- a CDS encoding glycosyltransferase family 2 protein gives MSNAGGLPPLVTVALPVYNAGRHLRLAIASIVRQTFTDWELLVLDDGSSDGALDHLTQELGDSRIKVLRDGCNMGIAVRLNQAVDLARGQYFARMDADDISFPERFARQVAALQADGTLDLVATRAITVDEFNHVSGSFPYALSHADICARPWLGFHLPHPTWMGKTEWFRSHRYTVPAPYLCEDQELLLRTYRSSRFTTIDEVLFAYRVNTSIDWHRFPKIRRAMAKYQLRYFVRSGQWHFAVMALLALPVKRCLDQWRQWTCDPHLPKTHGISTEMEHHWRGVLQRVADDPRAS, from the coding sequence ATGAGCAACGCCGGGGGCTTACCGCCATTGGTGACGGTCGCCTTACCGGTATACAACGCGGGCAGGCATCTGAGGCTGGCCATTGCGTCCATTGTGAGGCAGACGTTCACCGATTGGGAACTCCTTGTACTGGACGATGGCTCCAGCGATGGCGCCCTGGACCACTTGACCCAGGAACTGGGTGATTCCCGCATCAAGGTGTTGCGGGATGGCTGCAATATGGGCATTGCCGTACGTCTGAACCAGGCAGTGGATCTGGCCAGAGGCCAGTATTTTGCCCGCATGGATGCGGACGACATTTCTTTTCCGGAACGCTTCGCCAGGCAAGTTGCCGCGTTGCAAGCGGATGGCACGCTGGACCTGGTAGCCACCCGGGCCATCACGGTTGACGAGTTCAACCACGTCAGTGGCAGTTTCCCGTACGCCCTTTCCCATGCCGACATTTGTGCCCGTCCCTGGCTGGGGTTTCACCTCCCCCACCCCACCTGGATGGGGAAAACAGAATGGTTTCGCTCCCACCGCTACACCGTGCCCGCGCCTTATTTATGCGAGGACCAGGAGTTGCTGCTGCGCACCTACCGCAGCAGCCGGTTTACCACCATCGACGAAGTACTGTTTGCCTACCGTGTCAACACCAGCATCGACTGGCACAGGTTTCCGAAAATTCGCCGCGCCATGGCCAAGTACCAATTGCGATACTTTGTGCGGTCGGGCCAGTGGCATTTCGCGGTGATGGCATTGCTGGCGTTGCCGGTAAAGCGGTGCTTGGACCAATGGAGGCAATGGACATGCGACCCCCACCTCCCTAAAACCCATGGCATTTCCACAGAAATGGAGCACCACTGGCGTGGCGTACTCCAGCGCGTGGCGGATGACCCAAGGGCGTCATGA
- a CDS encoding FkbM family methyltransferase, which yields MKISNAFALVMQPQKLGTKIFNRINYLYQLHIVKKPFFVAHRKWVQDKGDSTLRLAYTLNSGSVVFDIGGYKGDFANALYQQYQCPIYIFEPVSDFYQICEARFSGNTKIKCFNYGLSNTDSEIFISRDDDASSTARQTSGHLKEKIALKDMATTMENLHVHEIDLLKINIEGGEYDVLPRLIETGFIKNIRFLQIQFHDFIPNAVEMREKIRGQLASTHREQWNYPFVWESWVRL from the coding sequence ATGAAAATCTCGAACGCTTTCGCCCTCGTTATGCAGCCCCAGAAATTGGGTACCAAGATCTTCAACCGGATCAACTACCTCTACCAATTGCATATTGTCAAAAAGCCTTTCTTCGTCGCACACAGGAAATGGGTTCAGGACAAGGGCGATAGCACACTCAGACTGGCGTACACCTTGAACTCCGGCAGCGTAGTGTTTGACATAGGTGGCTACAAAGGTGACTTTGCAAATGCCCTTTACCAACAGTACCAGTGTCCCATTTATATATTCGAGCCAGTCAGCGACTTTTATCAAATATGCGAAGCCCGATTTTCAGGCAACACCAAAATAAAATGCTTCAACTACGGCTTGTCGAATACTGACAGCGAGATTTTCATATCCAGAGATGACGACGCGTCCAGCACCGCACGCCAAACCAGTGGTCATCTGAAAGAAAAAATTGCATTAAAAGACATGGCAACCACCATGGAAAATCTTCACGTGCATGAAATTGATTTACTTAAAATAAATATCGAAGGCGGAGAATATGATGTACTCCCGCGCCTCATCGAAACCGGATTTATTAAGAATATACGATTTTTACAAATTCAATTTCATGACTTCATACCGAATGCGGTGGAGATGCGTGAAAAAATCAGGGGACAACTTGCCTCCACACACCGAGAGCAATGGAATTACCCATTTGTATGGGAATCATGGGTCCGTTTGTAA
- a CDS encoding glycosyltransferase family 4 protein, producing the protein MAKLLYFISEDWFFCSHFLDRAKLAQSQGFEIVVLAREGRHAQRIKDAGFRIVGLDMERSSTQLWKEWQVLRQVWRVYGQEKPDVLHHVALKPIIYGSLVARLRGLRAVVNAPVGMGYVFTSQDKKVRWLRPLVGLFLRNLLNPQGSKVIFENSEDLQAHVLRKAVRPLDAVLIQGAGVDTAVFHPVAAPQGDPIVVMAARMLKDKGVVEFVAAARLLRQRGVGARFWLVGAPDPGNPSSLTKAELMGWQAQGDVEWLGHQDDMPSLLQRCHIACLPSYREGLPKFLLEAMASGLAVVSTDVPGCRTAVQHGLTGLLVPARDVVALADALAQLISQPLQRADMGRCARARVEREFSGTHINQQTLELYQRLVATPFNGTPHTDA; encoded by the coding sequence ATGGCCAAGCTACTCTATTTCATTTCCGAAGACTGGTTTTTTTGCTCGCATTTTCTAGACCGGGCCAAACTCGCGCAATCTCAAGGTTTTGAAATTGTAGTTTTGGCCCGTGAAGGTCGGCACGCCCAGCGTATCAAAGATGCTGGCTTTCGTATTGTGGGTTTAGATATGGAGCGCAGCAGCACCCAGCTTTGGAAGGAGTGGCAGGTACTGCGCCAAGTATGGCGCGTGTACGGTCAGGAAAAGCCGGATGTACTGCACCACGTCGCCCTTAAACCTATTATTTATGGCAGCCTCGTGGCCCGGCTGCGTGGATTGCGTGCGGTGGTGAATGCGCCGGTTGGTATGGGCTACGTTTTCACCTCGCAAGACAAGAAGGTGCGTTGGCTTAGGCCGTTGGTGGGTCTTTTTCTTCGCAATTTGCTCAATCCGCAGGGCAGCAAAGTTATTTTTGAGAATAGCGAAGATCTGCAGGCCCATGTGCTGCGCAAGGCAGTTCGGCCGCTGGACGCGGTCTTGATCCAAGGGGCGGGCGTGGATACGGCGGTGTTCCATCCCGTCGCGGCGCCCCAAGGCGACCCGATTGTGGTGATGGCGGCGCGGATGTTGAAGGACAAAGGAGTGGTCGAGTTTGTAGCGGCGGCGCGGCTGCTGCGGCAGCGGGGCGTTGGCGCGCGGTTTTGGCTGGTGGGGGCACCCGATCCAGGAAACCCGTCGTCGTTGACGAAGGCGGAGTTGATGGGTTGGCAAGCGCAGGGTGATGTGGAGTGGCTGGGACACCAAGACGATATGCCAAGCCTGTTGCAGCGTTGCCATATCGCGTGTTTGCCCTCCTACCGCGAGGGTCTTCCCAAGTTTTTGTTGGAAGCGATGGCCAGCGGACTGGCGGTTGTCAGCACGGATGTGCCGGGGTGCCGCACCGCGGTGCAGCACGGACTGACGGGCTTGCTGGTGCCTGCGCGGGATGTGGTCGCATTGGCTGACGCATTGGCGCAGTTGATATCGCAGCCGTTACAGCGTGCTGATATGGGCAGATGCGCGCGGGCCCGTGTCGAGCGAGAATTTTCCGGTACCCATATCAACCAACAGACGTTGGAACTCTACCAACGGTTGGTCGCCACACCTTTCAACGGCACACCACACACAGATGCTTGA
- a CDS encoding sugar transferase — protein sequence MKRLIDLFLALLALLVLALPLLLVALAVRLTSPGPVLYWSDRVGKNNSIFSMPKFRSMRIGTPAVATHLLANPDTYLTPIGSFLRKSSLDELPQLWSILKGDMGFVGPRPALFNQHDLVALRTAQGVHTLVPGLTGWAQIHGRDELPIPAKVALDAYYLQHRSLALDLRILVLTFFKVLRRDGVTH from the coding sequence ATGAAACGGCTGATCGACCTATTTCTGGCCCTGCTGGCCCTGCTGGTGCTGGCCCTGCCCTTGCTGCTGGTGGCCCTGGCGGTGCGCCTCACCTCCCCCGGTCCGGTGTTGTACTGGTCTGACCGGGTGGGTAAAAACAATAGCATTTTCTCCATGCCAAAGTTCCGCTCCATGCGCATAGGTACGCCTGCAGTAGCTACGCATTTGCTAGCAAATCCGGATACCTACCTGACGCCCATCGGTAGCTTTTTGCGCAAGAGCAGCCTGGACGAGTTGCCCCAACTGTGGAGCATTCTGAAGGGCGATATGGGCTTTGTGGGGCCGCGCCCTGCGCTGTTCAACCAGCACGACCTGGTGGCCCTGCGCACCGCCCAGGGCGTGCACACCCTGGTGCCCGGGCTGACCGGCTGGGCGCAGATCCACGGGCGCGACGAACTGCCGATTCCGGCCAAAGTGGCACTCGACGCCTACTACCTGCAACACCGCTCCCTGGCGCTGGATCTGCGGATTCTGGTGCTGACCTTCTTCAAGGTACTGCGCCGCGACGGCGTTACCCACTGA
- a CDS encoding UDP-glucose 4-epimerase family protein, which translates to MKVLVTGATGFVGRALVAHLLTLPQFEVRAAVRASGVERLPAGVQHVQVGDLDASTDWHTALAGIDAVVHLAARVHVMHEQAVDPLHAFRQVNVVGSTRLAQMAAQAGVQRLVFLSSIKVNGESTPAHQPFCETSPCAPQDGYSISKLETEQALQNVVRGSGLALTILRPPLVYGLGVGANFAALARAVARGTPLPLGYIDNQRSLLAVDNLVDLIATCLTHPAAAHQTLMVSDGEDLSTTALVQRIARAMDRPARLLPAPIWMLMTAATLLGRRAAAQRLCGNLQIDSRKARTLLGWIPPVTVDEGLRRALVDYRP; encoded by the coding sequence GTGAAAGTACTGGTAACAGGAGCCACCGGCTTCGTGGGACGTGCCCTGGTGGCGCATTTGCTGACGCTGCCGCAGTTTGAGGTGCGGGCGGCGGTGCGGGCATCTGGGGTGGAGCGGCTGCCTGCCGGGGTGCAGCACGTGCAGGTCGGCGATCTGGATGCCTCCACCGATTGGCATACGGCCTTGGCGGGCATCGACGCGGTGGTCCACTTGGCGGCGCGGGTCCATGTGATGCATGAACAGGCCGTTGATCCATTGCATGCGTTTCGGCAGGTCAATGTGGTGGGCAGCACGCGCCTGGCGCAGATGGCCGCGCAAGCGGGCGTGCAGCGCCTGGTGTTCCTCAGCTCCATCAAGGTTAACGGCGAATCCACACCGGCCCACCAGCCGTTTTGCGAAACCAGTCCTTGCGCGCCCCAGGACGGCTACAGCATCAGCAAACTGGAAACCGAACAGGCTTTGCAAAACGTCGTCCGCGGCAGCGGCCTGGCCCTGACCATTTTGCGACCGCCGCTGGTGTACGGCCTGGGGGTGGGGGCCAATTTTGCGGCACTGGCGCGGGCCGTGGCGCGTGGCACGCCGTTGCCGCTGGGCTACATCGACAACCAACGCAGCCTGCTGGCCGTGGACAACCTGGTGGACCTCATCGCCACCTGCCTGACCCACCCTGCGGCGGCGCACCAGACCTTGATGGTCAGCGATGGCGAGGACCTGTCCACCACAGCACTAGTCCAACGCATTGCCCGCGCCATGGACCGCCCCGCCCGTTTACTGCCCGCACCCATCTGGATGCTGATGACCGCAGCCACACTGCTGGGCCGACGTGCGGCAGCGCAACGCCTGTGCGGCAACCTGCAGATCGACAGCCGCAAAGCGCGCACGCTGTTGGGCTGGATACCACCCGTCACGGTCGATGAGGGTCTGCGCCGGGCGCTGGTGGACTACCGGCCATGA
- the lysS gene encoding lysine--tRNA ligase — MSENTLPPAPVQDENQLILERREKLKAIRQQQTEGKGVAFPNDFKPSDHAASLFERFNSLSTEELAALGATAKVAGRMMLKRVMGKASFCTLQDASFGDTGGRIQIYIKGEDVGAELYASFKHWDLGDIVAAEGTVFKTRTGELSLHATSVRLLTKSLRPMPDKFHGMADQETKYRQRYVDLMTDVQARQRFMARSKAVSALRDFMVAHDFLEVETPMLHPIPGGANAKPFKTHHNALDQEMFLRIAPELYLKRLIVGGFERVFEINRSYRNEGISVRHNPEFTMMEFYAAYWNYQDLMDYTEKLIRDAAQRATGSLQLTYAGKPVDLSQPFERLTIVEAIQKYTEAGDNVFDANWLTNAVKKLGLTEAKNKLAGRTLASLQVLYFEETVEDKLWQPTFIMEHPTEISPLARANDDRPEVTERFELYITGREFGNGFSELNDAEDQAARFQAQVNAKDSGDDEAMHFDHDFVRALEYGMPPTGGCGIGIDRLMMLLTDSASIRDVILFPALRKE, encoded by the coding sequence ATGTCTGAAAACACCCTCCCCCCCGCACCCGTACAAGACGAAAACCAGCTGATTCTGGAGCGCCGCGAAAAGCTCAAAGCCATCCGCCAGCAGCAAACCGAGGGCAAGGGTGTCGCGTTCCCCAATGACTTCAAACCCAGCGACCACGCCGCCAGCCTGTTTGAGCGCTTCAACAGCCTGTCCACCGAAGAACTGGCCGCCCTGGGTGCCACGGCCAAGGTCGCGGGCCGCATGATGCTCAAGCGCGTCATGGGCAAGGCCAGCTTTTGCACCCTGCAAGACGCGTCGTTTGGCGACACCGGTGGCCGCATCCAGATCTACATCAAGGGCGAAGACGTGGGCGCGGAGCTGTACGCCAGCTTCAAGCACTGGGACCTGGGCGACATCGTGGCGGCCGAGGGCACCGTCTTCAAAACCCGCACCGGCGAGCTCTCCTTGCACGCCACCAGCGTGCGTCTGCTCACCAAGAGCCTGCGCCCCATGCCCGACAAGTTCCACGGCATGGCCGACCAGGAAACCAAGTACCGCCAGCGCTACGTCGATCTGATGACCGATGTGCAGGCCCGCCAGCGCTTCATGGCCCGCAGCAAGGCCGTCAGCGCCCTGCGCGATTTCATGGTGGCCCACGACTTCCTGGAGGTGGAGACGCCCATGCTGCACCCCATTCCCGGCGGTGCCAACGCCAAGCCGTTCAAGACGCACCACAACGCGCTGGACCAGGAAATGTTTTTGCGCATCGCGCCCGAGCTCTACCTCAAGCGCCTGATCGTCGGCGGCTTCGAGCGCGTGTTCGAAATCAACCGCAGCTACCGCAACGAAGGCATCTCGGTGCGCCACAACCCCGAGTTCACCATGATGGAGTTCTACGCGGCCTACTGGAACTACCAGGACCTGATGGACTACACCGAAAAGCTGATCCGCGACGCCGCCCAGCGTGCCACTGGCTCGTTGCAGCTCACCTACGCGGGCAAGCCAGTCGACCTGAGCCAGCCCTTCGAGCGCCTGACGATTGTGGAAGCCATCCAGAAGTACACCGAAGCCGGCGACAACGTGTTCGATGCCAACTGGCTGACCAACGCGGTGAAAAAGCTCGGCCTGACCGAGGCCAAGAACAAGCTCGCGGGCCGCACCCTGGCCAGCCTGCAGGTGCTGTACTTTGAAGAAACCGTGGAAGACAAGCTCTGGCAGCCCACCTTCATCATGGAGCACCCCACCGAAATCTCGCCCCTGGCCCGCGCCAACGACGACCGGCCCGAGGTCACCGAGCGCTTCGAGCTCTACATCACCGGCCGCGAGTTCGGCAACGGCTTCAGCGAGTTGAACGATGCCGAAGACCAGGCCGCCCGCTTCCAGGCCCAGGTGAACGCCAAGGACAGCGGCGACGACGAAGCCATGCACTTCGACCACGACTTCGTACGCGCCCTGGAATACGGCATGCCCCCCACTGGCGGCTGCGGCATCGGCATCGACCGCCTGATGATGCTGCTGACCGACAGCGCCAGCATCCGGGACGTCATTTTGTTCCCGGCGCTGCGCAAAGAGTAA
- a CDS encoding class I SAM-dependent methyltransferase, whose protein sequence is MFYAKKIVSIQPQDRVLEIGPGSTPHRRADAFLELRFDSAQEQVAQRGGVTQAGHFAGRPVHYYDGGRFPFDDGQFDYVICSHVIEHVNSPADFLQEIFRVGTGRGYLEYPMITYEYLYNFSVHLHFIKFDAERKILRYLPKRETGMASFSPVSALFNKTLVDGWDELCAANHALFFEGFEYHQPFAIEKSADIEALCPPPSYVGPKKKIRKLVGQILNHTGL, encoded by the coding sequence ATGTTCTACGCTAAGAAAATAGTATCCATCCAGCCACAGGACCGCGTTCTGGAAATTGGTCCGGGGTCAACGCCGCATCGCAGAGCCGATGCATTCTTGGAGTTGCGATTTGATTCGGCACAGGAGCAGGTAGCGCAGCGCGGTGGCGTTACCCAGGCCGGTCATTTTGCTGGTCGGCCAGTGCACTATTACGACGGTGGTCGGTTTCCATTTGACGACGGTCAATTTGACTATGTGATCTGCTCACACGTCATTGAGCATGTGAACAGTCCCGCGGACTTTCTGCAAGAGATTTTCAGGGTTGGCACCGGACGTGGTTACCTTGAGTACCCAATGATCACCTACGAGTATTTATATAACTTCTCGGTGCACCTACATTTCATCAAGTTTGATGCAGAGAGAAAAATTCTCCGCTACTTGCCCAAGCGCGAAACCGGTATGGCGTCCTTTTCGCCTGTAAGCGCGTTGTTCAACAAGACACTTGTTGATGGATGGGATGAGCTCTGTGCGGCAAACCACGCGTTGTTCTTTGAAGGTTTCGAATACCACCAGCCGTTTGCGATCGAGAAATCAGCCGATATCGAGGCCCTCTGCCCTCCACCAAGCTATGTGGGACCGAAGAAAAAAATCCGTAAACTGGTGGGGCAAATCTTGAACCACACGGGCCTGTAA
- a CDS encoding alpha-1,2-fucosyltransferase yields MIISNILGGLGNQMFQFAAGRALALDRGQGVKLDISGFKNYKLHQGFQLQQAFKGRFDVASESEISSLLGWQRTPLVQRILSRPSAAALRKDSLVVEPHFQYWGGIQDAPDDCYLKGYWQSDKYFQAHAAAIRTDFSFKSPLAGQNIWLAREMGQVNAVSLHVRRGDYVKNQATTALHGVCSLDYYNAAVEYLLHRVDKPVFYIFSDDMPWVKAHLTIAAKTYHIGHNDQAYDDMHLMSLCKHHVIANSSFSWWGAWLNARPDKIVVAPKQWFAQARNTEHLLPQAWVKL; encoded by the coding sequence GTGATCATTTCCAATATTTTGGGCGGCTTAGGCAACCAAATGTTCCAGTTTGCAGCAGGGCGCGCTCTAGCGCTGGACCGGGGGCAAGGTGTCAAGTTAGACATCTCCGGTTTTAAGAACTACAAATTGCACCAAGGGTTCCAGCTTCAACAAGCATTCAAGGGACGGTTCGATGTCGCATCCGAGTCCGAAATAAGCTCCCTCCTGGGATGGCAGCGCACACCGCTTGTCCAGAGAATCTTGTCCCGCCCCAGCGCGGCGGCACTGCGCAAAGACAGCCTGGTCGTCGAGCCCCATTTCCAGTATTGGGGCGGTATCCAGGATGCACCGGATGACTGCTATTTGAAAGGCTACTGGCAGTCCGACAAATACTTCCAGGCGCATGCTGCGGCCATACGCACAGATTTCTCTTTCAAATCGCCATTGGCAGGCCAAAACATCTGGCTCGCCAGGGAAATGGGCCAGGTCAATGCGGTCAGTTTGCATGTTCGGCGCGGCGACTATGTCAAAAATCAGGCAACTACAGCCTTGCACGGCGTGTGTTCACTGGATTACTACAACGCCGCCGTTGAGTACCTTCTCCACCGCGTCGATAAACCTGTTTTTTACATTTTTTCAGACGACATGCCGTGGGTAAAAGCACACCTGACCATAGCCGCCAAAACGTACCATATTGGCCACAATGACCAAGCCTACGACGACATGCACCTCATGAGTCTGTGCAAACACCACGTGATTGCCAACAGTTCCTTCAGTTGGTGGGGTGCTTGGTTGAATGCCCGCCCAGACAAAATAGTCGTAGCACCAAAGCAATGGTTTGCCCAAGCGCGCAACACTGAACACCTGCTGCCCCAGGCGTGGGTAAAGCTATGA
- a CDS encoding lipopolysaccharide biosynthesis protein, translating into MGLKNNILANYLGTGTIALAPILALPWYLQALGPKQFGLIGFITMLQALLGIMDAGTSQALVREFAIRFNATDGGKRDTASLLYGVERLYWVFGLTIGTAILLLSNVIATHWLVLDDLPLSLGTYAICGAGILFAVQFPGSVYRSLLVGTQAQIPLNAIMLIGALARHVGGVMVVLCWPTLYAYLVWQAGVGLLETLARGHRAWRTTGVKRSGLRWEPQSLLPVWKTIANLTGTAWLAALTVQMDKIILSKMVGLQQFGYYTIAASIALGALQLVYPLIQAVMPMAIQLRFDPRGLRKLSIKLLWLFGGLVAIGGLLFAAMGEWMLHFWVRNATAATAIYPVLSVLLIGTALNAFYNVGYIHWLVVGKVDRMLKVNLAALVLSIAIIPPLVDRLGIIGAAFGWLSINLIGFTFSLEWLRNVRSENGA; encoded by the coding sequence ATGGGACTCAAAAACAACATTCTCGCCAACTACCTGGGAACCGGCACGATTGCCCTTGCCCCCATTCTGGCGTTACCGTGGTACTTGCAGGCGCTGGGACCGAAACAATTCGGCTTGATTGGTTTTATCACCATGCTACAGGCGTTGTTGGGCATCATGGACGCCGGAACAAGCCAGGCGCTGGTGCGCGAATTTGCCATCCGATTCAACGCCACCGACGGCGGAAAACGCGATACCGCGTCGCTTTTATACGGTGTTGAGCGTTTGTATTGGGTATTCGGCCTGACCATCGGAACGGCCATCCTGCTGCTAAGTAATGTGATCGCCACCCACTGGCTTGTCTTGGACGATCTACCGCTCTCCCTTGGCACCTATGCCATCTGCGGCGCCGGCATACTCTTCGCCGTTCAGTTCCCAGGCTCGGTGTACCGCAGCCTGCTCGTTGGAACACAGGCCCAAATCCCGTTGAACGCCATCATGCTGATTGGAGCACTGGCGAGGCATGTAGGTGGGGTGATGGTTGTGTTGTGCTGGCCCACTCTATACGCTTACCTGGTGTGGCAAGCTGGTGTAGGACTGCTGGAGACCCTGGCGCGGGGACACCGGGCATGGCGGACGACGGGCGTAAAAAGAAGCGGCCTCAGGTGGGAGCCGCAAAGCCTGCTACCGGTTTGGAAAACAATTGCCAACTTGACGGGTACAGCCTGGCTGGCCGCACTGACTGTGCAAATGGACAAAATAATTTTAAGCAAGATGGTGGGTCTGCAGCAGTTTGGCTACTACACCATTGCAGCCAGCATCGCATTGGGTGCACTGCAACTTGTCTACCCGCTGATTCAGGCGGTCATGCCCATGGCTATACAACTGCGGTTTGATCCGAGGGGGCTGCGCAAGCTCAGTATCAAACTACTCTGGCTATTTGGAGGCCTGGTTGCCATTGGCGGCCTGCTTTTTGCGGCAATGGGTGAATGGATGCTTCATTTTTGGGTGCGAAATGCAACAGCCGCCACTGCCATCTACCCGGTGCTGTCGGTGCTGCTGATCGGTACCGCTTTGAATGCTTTTTACAATGTGGGCTACATCCATTGGCTGGTCGTTGGAAAAGTCGACCGCATGCTCAAGGTCAACCTTGCCGCTCTGGTTCTGTCGATTGCGATCATCCCCCCCTTGGTTGACCGGCTAGGCATCATCGGCGCGGCTTTTGGATGGCTGTCGATCAACCTGATCGGCTTCACGTTCAGCCTCGAATGGCTGCGAAACGTTCGCTCCGAAAACGGCGCGTAA